A stretch of the Vitis riparia cultivar Riparia Gloire de Montpellier isolate 1030 chromosome 13, EGFV_Vit.rip_1.0, whole genome shotgun sequence genome encodes the following:
- the LOC117928352 gene encoding exocyst complex component EXO70A1-like, producing MGVAVGMDALSERAAMMRESVQKSQTISDSIVSILGSFDHRLSALETAMRPTQIRTHSIRRAHENIDKTLKAAEVILAQFDLYRQVGFSVDT from the exons ATGGGCGTAGCAGTAGGCATGGATGCGCTGAGTGAGAGAGCGGCGATGATGAGAGAGTCAGTGCAGAAGAGCCAGACCATCAGCGACAGCATCGTCTCCATTCTCGGCTCCTTCGACCACCGTCTCTCTGCCCTCGAAACTGCCATGCGTCCCACTCAG ATTAGAACACATTCTATTCGAAGAGCTCATGAGAATATTGACAAGACTTTGAAGGCTGCCGAGGTTATATTGGCTCAATTCGACCTTTATCGTCAGGTTGGATTTTCAGTAGACACTTAA